The Pelagibacterium halotolerans B2 genome has a segment encoding these proteins:
- a CDS encoding tripartite tricarboxylate transporter TctB family protein, which yields MTQFRLDFRADPTDIAAGAAIIVACSAFAVGGWIYGIGTISRMGPGFFPFSAAMIGLVLGGIIVAVALVAPAKETPAVMYRPLLFISAAFVAFAASIDIAGLLPATFFAVALAALADKRTKPWEACGLALSMAAFTWLIFIVLLDLPISPIGGT from the coding sequence ATGACCCAATTTCGCTTGGATTTCAGGGCCGATCCGACCGACATTGCCGCGGGCGCAGCGATAATTGTCGCTTGCTCGGCCTTTGCAGTGGGAGGCTGGATTTACGGCATCGGCACGATATCGCGCATGGGGCCAGGTTTCTTCCCCTTTTCCGCAGCGATGATCGGGCTCGTGCTTGGTGGCATCATTGTGGCCGTCGCACTGGTTGCGCCGGCAAAGGAGACGCCAGCGGTAATGTATCGGCCGCTGCTGTTCATCTCCGCTGCCTTTGTCGCTTTCGCAGCGTCAATCGACATTGCCGGCCTGCTCCCGGCAACCTTTTTCGCCGTCGCGCTCGCCGCTCTTGCCGATAAGCGTACCAAACCCTGGGAGGCGTGCGGGCTGGCTCTCTCCATGGCCGCATTCACCTGGCTGATCTTTATCGTGCTTCTGGATCTGCCGATTTCCCCGATTGGAGGAACCTGA
- a CDS encoding Bug family tripartite tricarboxylate transporter substrate binding protein, giving the protein MYKPILALGLASLLVTPALAQGYPEKPVRVIVPYNAGGAVDYLGRVLAQQLSEELGQQFVVENRAGASGNIGAQAVASSEADGYTLLMTSVTSSAITSALQPDTAGYNLDEDLEGVGMVGLVPFLLVSSAQTPAANFDEFLAYALEQGDALAYGSSGVGSAEHLGAELLAGIAGFEALHVPYTGAAPAMTDVVADRLPMMVATVPTALPHIDAGAVTPLVVALDSRIDSLPDVPSAPEAGIEGFDVVSLYGLLAPVGLSEDVKAALSEALSAVVEDSEFTTALEERGILPVEGGVESAQDMFLADVEKWYTRVKNTDLTAE; this is encoded by the coding sequence ATGTATAAGCCAATTCTGGCTCTGGGCCTCGCGAGTCTGCTGGTCACCCCGGCTCTGGCGCAAGGCTATCCTGAAAAGCCCGTACGGGTCATAGTTCCCTATAATGCAGGTGGGGCAGTCGATTATCTCGGTCGGGTACTCGCCCAGCAGCTTTCAGAGGAACTCGGTCAGCAGTTCGTCGTGGAAAATCGGGCCGGCGCGTCGGGCAACATCGGCGCACAGGCCGTCGCCAGCTCTGAAGCGGATGGGTACACGCTATTGATGACCTCGGTCACCAGCAGTGCAATCACTTCGGCCCTGCAACCCGATACGGCCGGGTACAATCTGGACGAGGATCTCGAAGGCGTCGGCATGGTCGGTCTCGTGCCGTTCCTGCTTGTTTCCTCGGCGCAAACTCCCGCTGCCAATTTCGATGAGTTCCTGGCTTATGCTCTCGAGCAGGGCGACGCTTTGGCCTATGGGTCGAGCGGCGTTGGATCGGCCGAACATTTGGGCGCCGAGCTTCTCGCCGGCATCGCCGGCTTTGAAGCGTTGCACGTCCCTTATACAGGAGCGGCGCCCGCAATGACCGACGTTGTTGCCGACCGGCTGCCAATGATGGTGGCGACCGTGCCCACGGCATTGCCCCATATAGATGCGGGGGCTGTCACCCCGCTGGTGGTCGCCCTTGACAGCCGCATCGACAGCCTTCCCGACGTGCCCAGCGCGCCAGAGGCGGGTATCGAAGGCTTCGACGTGGTCTCGCTTTACGGTCTGCTTGCCCCCGTCGGACTTTCAGAAGATGTCAAAGCAGCGCTTTCAGAGGCGCTTTCGGCTGTTGTCGAGGACTCCGAATTCACGACTGCACTTGAAGAGCGCGGTATTCTTCCTGTCGAGGGCGGCGTCGAATCTGCTCAGGATATGTTTCTGGCCGATGTCGAGAAGTGGTACACTCGCGTCAAAAATACGGACCTGACCGCGGAGTGA
- a CDS encoding enoyl-CoA hydratase/isomerase family protein, with the protein MDTATGISVRRHAAIAHVTIDRPERRNALHGPAWQALGDCVEMLSADTEMRCMVIGGAHGHFCAGDDLKESELKLGGARARAYADLIARVYARLDEAPFPVIAAINGACMGAGMSIALHCDFRIAAPDAKFAVPVARIGDYYPLELCARLVRLLGAREASAILMLGDPMDGETADRAGFARLADDPLAGALDMADAISSRAPLVVHAMKRAVNAVLDGRLEQQRPEIDAMIEAIKSSMDRNEGRQAFLDKRPPVFRGQ; encoded by the coding sequence TTGGATACGGCGACCGGAATTTCAGTTCGCAGGCACGCCGCCATCGCTCACGTCACCATCGACCGGCCCGAGCGGCGCAATGCATTGCACGGGCCGGCGTGGCAGGCGTTGGGGGATTGCGTTGAAATGCTTTCTGCCGACACGGAAATGCGCTGCATGGTCATTGGTGGCGCACACGGCCATTTCTGTGCCGGCGACGATCTCAAGGAGTCCGAACTTAAGCTCGGTGGTGCGCGTGCGCGTGCCTATGCCGATCTGATTGCACGCGTTTATGCCAGATTGGACGAGGCGCCCTTCCCGGTCATCGCTGCCATCAATGGGGCCTGTATGGGCGCCGGCATGTCCATAGCACTGCATTGCGATTTCCGGATCGCGGCGCCCGATGCCAAATTCGCGGTGCCCGTGGCCAGGATCGGCGACTATTATCCCCTCGAACTCTGCGCCCGTTTGGTTCGGCTCTTGGGAGCCAGGGAGGCTTCAGCTATCCTGATGCTGGGCGATCCGATGGATGGGGAGACTGCCGATCGCGCGGGCTTTGCCAGGCTTGCCGATGACCCGCTGGCCGGAGCGCTCGATATGGCCGACGCCATCTCCAGCCGTGCGCCACTTGTCGTCCATGCCATGAAGCGCGCCGTCAACGCGGTTCTCGATGGTCGGCTGGAACAGCAGCGCCCCGAAATCGACGCAATGATCGAGGCGATCAAATCCTCAATGGATCGCAATGAGGGTCGCCAGGCCTTTCTCGATAAACGGCCCCCGGTGTTCCGCGGCCAATAG